Within Cryptosporangium aurantiacum, the genomic segment TACGCCTGGATCAGGTCGTATCTCACTCCGTCGCGCTTCAAGCAACTGGTCGCGGAGGCCGCCGCACTGCCCGTGCAGCGGTACGAGCTACCCGGGATCCTCGGCCTGAACTTCGTCGTGAACGGCTTCCTCGAGGACGGGACGGCCTCCAGCATCGCGATCGACACCCAAGCGAAAGGGCTGGGCGAGTACCTCGGCTCACGCGTCATCGAGTTACCCGCCCACCTGGCGTCACGGGGAGACATCTGATGCAGAGCACTGCTTTCCCGCACTTGGAAGCACGCAAGGACGTCCGCGAAGCGGTGCGAGCACTGTGTGCCAAGTTCCCGGCCTCGTACTGGGAACAGCACGACCGTGAGCACGAGTACGCCCGGGATTTCGTCGAGGCGTTCGCCGCCGCGGGCTTCCTCGGCATCCTCATTCCCGAGGAGTACGGAGGAGGCGGCGGCACGATCGCCGATTTCTGCGCCGCACTCGAAGAGGTCGGCGCGAGCGGCGGCGGGCTCAACGCCTGCTCCAGCGTGCACGCTCCCCTGCTCTGCGTGCCCTCGCTGCTCGCTTTCGGCACCGAGGAGCAGCGCCGTACGTTACTGCCGCGGATCGCGTCCGGCGACCTGCTGATCACGTTCGGAGTCACCGAGCCGGACGCCGGCACGGATACCACCCGGATCAGCGTGTCGGCGACCCGCCGAGGTGACTCCTGGTTACTCAACGGGCAAAAGACCTGGAACTCCGGCGCGCCGTACGCGCAGAAGGTCATGGTGCTGGCCCGCACCAGCGAGCCCGGGCCGACCGACCGCCGCGGCGACGGCCTCACGCTGTTCCTCGCCGACTTCGATCGGCCGACGGTCGAGGTGCAGCCCATCCCCAAGATCGGCCGCAACGCGTTCGCGTCCGCCGACGTGTACTTCGACGATCACGTCGTCGGCTCCGCGGACGTGCTCGGCGAGGTGGGCCAGGGCTTCTACCACCTCCTGCACAGCCTGAACGCCGAGCGCCTGTACCTGTCCGCGGTGGCGATGGGCATCGGCCGGTGGTGCCTGGAGGCAGGCACCCGCTATGCGTCGGAACGGGTCGTCTTCGACCGGCCGATCGGGAAGAACCAGTCGGTACAGCATCCGCTGGCCGCCGACTACCTGCATCTTCTGGCGGCCGGACAGGTCTTGCAGACGGCGATCGCGGCCTGCGAGGAGCACGGCGCCGCCGCGATCGGCTCGCTGGCCAACTCGGCCAAGTACCTGACGACCGAGGCGGCGTGGAAAACGGCCGACGACGTCATGCAGACGTTCGGCGGCTACTCGTTCGCCCGCGAGTACCACATCGGACGCCACTGGACCGAGGTGCGGCTCCAGCGGATCGCGCCGGTCAACAACCAGATGGTGCTCAACTACATCGCCCAGCGGGTTCTCGACCTGCCGAAGAGCTACTGATGACGACGCCCGACGAAGCACTCTCCGTCGTCCGGCCGGGCATGACCGTAGCCTGCGGCAGCCTCAGCGCCGAACCTGTCGTCCTGCTCGAAGCGCTGGCCCGCCGGGTCGCGGACGCAGGCCCGGTCACGCTCCTGTCCGGGATGCTCCTGGACGGCTATCAGGCGCTCACACCGCATCTGGGCAACGAGCTGAAACTGATCACCTGGTTCATGCCGCAGACCCTGCTCGGCGACGTCGGGCTGGGGCCGAACGTCGACTTCCTGCCGCTGACCTGGGTGCAGACCTACCGTTACGTGCAGAACCGCACGCTCGACGTGTGCCTGCTCCAAGTCTCCGAGCCGGACGAGCGCGGCTACCACAGCGTCGGCGTCAGCGCGAGCCTCAACCGTCTGCTGGCCCAGCGCGCCGACGTGGTGATCGCGCAGGTCAACCCGCACATGCCGTTCGTACTCGGCGACACGCTGCTGCACGAATCCGAACTCGACCACGTCGTCCACGCCGCTCGTCCATTGCGTGCCTTCCCACACCGGGAGCCCGACGAGCGCGACGCAGCCGTCGCCGGGCACGTGGCGTCGCTGATCCCGGACGGGGCCACCGTGCAGTCCGGGATCGGGACGATCCCCGAGTCCGTGTTACGCGCACTCGTCGGTCGCCGAGAACTCCTGCTCACGTCGCAGCTCACCGATGCGGGTCGCACACTGATCGAATCGGGCGCATGCGTCTCGGACGGACCGGCCGCCATCGTCGGCGAGGTACTGGGCAGCACGGACCTCTACAAGTGGGTCGAGCGCAACCCACGTGTGGAGCTACGGCACGCGCTGGACACCCATGGCCTCGAAGCCGTCAGGAGGCGAAGCAACTTCGTGTCGATCAACTCGACGCTGGAGGTAGACCTCTTCGGCCAGATCAACTCCGAGGTGATCGCCCGCGGGCAGGCCGGCGGTATCGGCGGCAGCGTCGACTTCGCGATCGCGTCCATGCTCCCGGGCGCCCGCAGCATCGTGGCACTGCCCTCCACGACCGGGCGTGGGCGCTCCCGGATCGTCCCGGTCATCGACCGTGGTCTGGTGACGGTGCCGCGGACGCTGACCCAATTCGTGGTCACCGAGTTCGGAATCGCCGATCTGCGCGGCCGCGCAGTCCGCGAGCGCGCCCGCGCACTTGCCGCAATCAGCCATCCCGACCACCGCGATGAACTCGCGGCGGTCGCGGTGGCGCTGTGACGCAGGGGTGTACTCCCAGTAAGTCCCTAATTAGCTCGATTCTGCCTAGCGTAGGAGCATGACGAAGCGCAGGAATATGCCGTTCGCTCTGGTCGTCGCCGTAGTGCTCGCGCTCGGACTCGTGGCGTCCGCGCCCGCGCTCGCACGGTCCGACACCGCCGGTCACGGCACATCTTCCCTCGTCGGCGCCTGGCGGATGACGACGCTGGAGGTCGGTACGGGGGGCAATCTCGCTCCGGTGCCCTACTCCGGCCAGATCATCTTCACCAAGTCCGGGAACGTGTCGGTGCAGGCCATGAACCCCGATCCCGACGCGGCGGACACGGCATACACGGTGAACGGATACGAAGCCTTCTATGGGCAGTACACCGTCGACAAAAAGGCGAAGACGTTTCAGGTGACGGTCCAGTCAGCAGCCGTACGCACTCTCATCG encodes:
- a CDS encoding acyl-CoA dehydrogenase family protein, whose product is MQSTAFPHLEARKDVREAVRALCAKFPASYWEQHDREHEYARDFVEAFAAAGFLGILIPEEYGGGGGTIADFCAALEEVGASGGGLNACSSVHAPLLCVPSLLAFGTEEQRRTLLPRIASGDLLITFGVTEPDAGTDTTRISVSATRRGDSWLLNGQKTWNSGAPYAQKVMVLARTSEPGPTDRRGDGLTLFLADFDRPTVEVQPIPKIGRNAFASADVYFDDHVVGSADVLGEVGQGFYHLLHSLNAERLYLSAVAMGIGRWCLEAGTRYASERVVFDRPIGKNQSVQHPLAADYLHLLAAGQVLQTAIAACEEHGAAAIGSLANSAKYLTTEAAWKTADDVMQTFGGYSFAREYHIGRHWTEVRLQRIAPVNNQMVLNYIAQRVLDLPKSY
- a CDS encoding acetyl-CoA hydrolase/transferase family protein, whose protein sequence is MTTPDEALSVVRPGMTVACGSLSAEPVVLLEALARRVADAGPVTLLSGMLLDGYQALTPHLGNELKLITWFMPQTLLGDVGLGPNVDFLPLTWVQTYRYVQNRTLDVCLLQVSEPDERGYHSVGVSASLNRLLAQRADVVIAQVNPHMPFVLGDTLLHESELDHVVHAARPLRAFPHREPDERDAAVAGHVASLIPDGATVQSGIGTIPESVLRALVGRRELLLTSQLTDAGRTLIESGACVSDGPAAIVGEVLGSTDLYKWVERNPRVELRHALDTHGLEAVRRRSNFVSINSTLEVDLFGQINSEVIARGQAGGIGGSVDFAIASMLPGARSIVALPSTTGRGRSRIVPVIDRGLVTVPRTLTQFVVTEFGIADLRGRAVRERARALAAISHPDHRDELAAVAVAL
- a CDS encoding lipocalin-like domain-containing protein, which gives rise to MTKRRNMPFALVVAVVLALGLVASAPALARSDTAGHGTSSLVGAWRMTTLEVGTGGNLAPVPYSGQIIFTKSGNVSVQAMNPDPDAADTAYTVNGYEAFYGQYTVDKKAKTFQVTVQSAAVRTLIGQRLTRVFVVSRDTLVLTPADPAEGWRVTYERL